In the genome of Ralstonia pickettii DTP0602, one region contains:
- a CDS encoding HipA protein (K07154: hipA; serine/threonine-protein kinase HipA [EC:2.7.11.1]), whose protein sequence is MNDHLYVWFYRPHSHEPVLCGRLDLIGGRQCLFSYVPDYLQRKDAIALSPDLPLRDGKYSAPSGLELHPVFEDAGPDRWGRRVIDRAFNPRRRAAIDYLALAGEDRIGALGFAGVADRYEVNHPPVFHRGDLPGLLEAARAVELQLPIDDRLRQLLRPGGTAGGARPKAIVDDEGSSWIAKFPAEGDEVDFCAIEHASLVLAQACGIEAPESRLVQLGRKNTLLVKRFDREPGGDRIHFASARTLLLADGIPEEQMSYADIAEVARRYSPWPLDDCLQMFRRMVLNILIENTDDHAKNHAFLHQGGEDWRLSPVYDVQPQLQGIPYQQLIVGDHGTDPTLQNALTQATRFMLTPAEAHAEAEQILEIVSGWRNTFAEAGVSDQDIEACARYMMRDTNLPPLPTRRRTQRKA, encoded by the coding sequence ATGAACGATCACCTGTACGTTTGGTTTTACCGACCGCACAGCCATGAACCTGTGCTCTGCGGCCGCCTGGATCTAATCGGTGGTCGGCAGTGCCTGTTCTCTTACGTGCCTGATTATCTGCAGCGTAAGGACGCCATCGCTCTCTCCCCAGACTTGCCGCTCCGTGATGGCAAGTATTCAGCGCCGTCCGGCCTAGAGCTACACCCTGTTTTCGAAGACGCTGGACCGGACCGCTGGGGCCGGCGCGTTATCGATCGGGCCTTCAATCCACGCAGGCGCGCGGCTATTGACTACCTGGCCTTGGCCGGCGAGGACCGGATCGGCGCGCTCGGCTTCGCCGGGGTGGCGGATCGGTATGAGGTCAATCATCCTCCCGTGTTCCATCGCGGGGATCTGCCAGGATTGCTCGAGGCCGCGCGCGCCGTCGAACTGCAGCTGCCAATCGACGATCGTCTTCGCCAGTTGCTGCGACCGGGCGGCACCGCTGGCGGCGCCCGTCCCAAGGCGATTGTCGATGATGAAGGAAGCTCCTGGATCGCCAAGTTCCCAGCAGAGGGCGACGAGGTGGATTTCTGCGCGATTGAGCATGCCTCACTCGTGCTGGCGCAAGCGTGCGGCATCGAGGCGCCCGAGTCCAGGCTCGTCCAGCTGGGCAGGAAAAACACGCTACTGGTCAAGCGGTTTGACCGGGAACCTGGCGGCGACCGCATCCACTTCGCGAGCGCGCGCACGCTGCTGCTTGCCGATGGCATCCCTGAGGAACAAATGTCCTATGCAGACATCGCGGAGGTGGCGCGCCGCTACTCACCCTGGCCTCTCGACGACTGTCTCCAGATGTTCCGACGCATGGTCCTGAACATCCTCATCGAAAACACGGACGACCACGCCAAGAATCACGCCTTCCTGCATCAAGGTGGGGAAGATTGGCGGCTGTCACCGGTCTATGACGTCCAGCCGCAATTGCAAGGCATTCCCTACCAGCAACTGATTGTCGGCGATCACGGCACGGACCCGACGCTGCAAAACGCCCTGACCCAGGCCACCCGCTTCATGCTCACGCCCGCGGAGGCGCATGCTGAAGCCGAGCAAATTCTGGAGATCGTTTCTGGATGGAGGAACACCTTTGCGGAAGCCGGAGTTTCCGACCAAGACATCGAGGCCTGCGCACGCTACATGATGCGTGACACCAACCTTCCCCCATTGCCAACGCGCCGTCGCACCCAGAGGAAGGCCTAG